GAATGCAGATTGCAATTGAAGCCCACCGTCGTGCAAAACCTTATAATATGGGAACGCTGTATTGGCAGCTTAATGACTGCTGGCCTGTAGTTTCATGGTCGTCCATAGATTATCTTGGAAACTGGAAAGCCTTCCATTATCAGGCAAAAAGAAGTTTTGAACCTGTATTGATATCAATTGTAGAGACCGAAAAAAATTATGACGTTTATCTGATAAGCGATCTGTTGAAAGAACTGAAAACAGATACAAAGTTTGAATTAATTGATTTTAAAGGAAAAATACTTTGGAAAGCCAATCAATCCGATGTTATAAATGCTGATGTAAGTAAGAAAATTAAAAGCATCAGCAAGTCAGAATTGGCTCAGTTTAATCTGTCTGAAACTGTTTTGAAGGTCAGTGCTGAAAAAGATGCAAAATTTGAAAAACTTTTCTTTTTTAATAAGCCTAAAGAATTAAAACTTTCAGAACCGGAGATAAAAATCAGGAAAATTTCACCTACAGAAATTGAAATATCAACAGACATTTTAGCCAAAGATGTTTACCTGATTGGAGATACCCATTTCAGTGATAATTTCTTTGATCTGTTACCGGGAACTTCAAAAAGAATTACCCTTTCAAAACCTTTGGAAAAAGTTGAGGTAATAAGTCTTTGGGATGTAATGAAGAATTAAAATATATTTTGAAAAAACGCCTCAGGTAGTCAAACCATGTCAAGGTTCAAAACCTTGGAATGGTTGATAAGTCTTATCTCATGTTAGAAATCCTGCCAAAAAAATATAAATTTTAGCCTTCCAACTCAAAAATCAGCCTTAAATTTGCATCATATTTCTTTATAATTATGGTAAATTTTGTTCTGATTGCAGTGTGCATTATTGCAGGAATGATATTCAAAGCAACAAAATCTATCCACCCTGATGCTCACAAGGGTATCAATACCTGGATCCTTTATCTTGCTCTTCCGGCAGTTTCATTTAAATACCTGCCTAAAGTAAAATGGACAACAGAGATGCTGTTCCCAATTGCAGCCACATTTTTAATTTCTGTATTCTGTTTCTTCTTTATGATGTTTTACAGCAAAAGCAAAGGTTATTCAAGGCGTTCCAGAAGTACTTTAGAACTGGCAAGCGGTTACAGCAATACCTCATTCATAGGATTTCCCTTAATCAGTGCCTTTTATGGAGAGGGCCTCTTGAGTATTGCCATTATTTGTGATCAGACAATGTTTTTTGCTCTTTCTACGCTCGGGATTATTGCTGCCGTGAAAGGAGGAAGCAGATCAGGAAAAGTAAGCGCAATATTTATTTTAAAAAGACTTGTCACGTTTCCACCATTAATAGGCTGTATCTCCGCTTTGGTATTGTCGCAGTTCATTGATTTTACGATTGCAGAACCTTTCTTTGATAAGCTGGCAGCAACAGTAAGTCCGTTAGCTTTATTTTCAGTTGGATTACAGCTGAAATTCAACGGATGGAAAAAACTGATTCCCCAGATGTCAATGTCGATGCTTTATAAGCTTATTCTGGCACCGGCAATTGTTCTGGGAATGGCTCTGTTGTTCGGAATAAAAGGAGATGTGGCTAAAATTACCGTATTTGAAGCGGCAATGCCTACATTGGTTACCTCCAGTATCATCGCAGAACAGTTCAGACTGAATACAAAACTGACCAACCTGATCATCGGAGTCAGTATTATTGTTGGATTTTTTACTTCCGCATTTTGGTATGAGATGACCGAATACTTTTTTTAACTGCAAAAGTCACAAAAGCTTAAGGTTAAGTTTTGACTATG
The window above is part of the Chryseobacterium sp. MA9 genome. Proteins encoded here:
- a CDS encoding AEC family transporter — encoded protein: MVNFVLIAVCIIAGMIFKATKSIHPDAHKGINTWILYLALPAVSFKYLPKVKWTTEMLFPIAATFLISVFCFFFMMFYSKSKGYSRRSRSTLELASGYSNTSFIGFPLISAFYGEGLLSIAIICDQTMFFALSTLGIIAAVKGGSRSGKVSAIFILKRLVTFPPLIGCISALVLSQFIDFTIAEPFFDKLAATVSPLALFSVGLQLKFNGWKKLIPQMSMSMLYKLILAPAIVLGMALLFGIKGDVAKITVFEAAMPTLVTSSIIAEQFRLNTKLTNLIIGVSIIVGFFTSAFWYEMTEYFF